A window of Streptomyces sp. SAI-127 contains these coding sequences:
- a CDS encoding DUF6158 family protein, translating into MNEHDERGTTMTGVDPTRLDDQQLMKELETIHRTRHETLLHGSNDALSTHNERMARLEGEYLRRNPRRTVAAGRTREGARDRGPGESATPALD; encoded by the coding sequence ATGAACGAACACGACGAGCGGGGTACCACCATGACCGGAGTCGACCCCACCAGGTTGGACGACCAGCAGCTCATGAAAGAGCTGGAGACGATCCATCGCACCCGGCACGAAACGCTGCTCCACGGCTCGAACGACGCGCTCAGCACCCACAACGAGCGCATGGCCCGGCTCGAGGGCGAGTACCTGCGCCGCAACCCGCGCCGGACGGTGGCCGCGGGCCGCACGCGTGAGGGCGCGCGGGACCGCGGGCCCGGGGAGTCGGCCACACCCGCGCTGGACTGA